A stretch of DNA from Channa argus isolate prfri chromosome 7, Channa argus male v1.0, whole genome shotgun sequence:
ACAGCACCTCCAGTTCAAGATATGTTGTGGCACCTTCAGACCAAATTTGATCTgatctgtaataaaaaaataaaataatgactgATAGACTGCCAGATGTTTAGTGCCCTTTACCATTTGTCAGAACCCAGAGCACAGGTTGGCCAATGAGAGGAGTCACTgggttgaaaagaaaatgaagctcATAAGGCACCAGACAACATGATGTGGCCCAGGTCCAACATGAAGCTAAGACTTTAGCCCTGCACTGTGAGAAGTCCAGCGGCAGAGCAGCAGTGGCTGTGCAGACCAGTGCTTAGACAAGCTCAGAGCTACGAGGCTGAGAGCGTGCAAAGCTCAAGTACAGTGACGCGGACTGCGGTGCATTCATTAATAGAGTAAGCTACACACATCACCCTGTCTGCATAGACTACACGGTGGAAAATGGACGCCTAGCATCAAACGGCTGGTAGAGAGAAAACTCAGTGGACTGGGACacaaatcacacatacacacacacagaaataactCCTGGTTGTGGGATAAGTAGCATTACAGCACAAAGATATTTTGGTCCCAACACCTGCGGTGAGGACGCACGGAGAGCTTCAAACGTGCTATTATAAGGCTTTCATTGACATAATAGACGTTTCCGTTGCTAATTATAGGCCCGCGCATATAGGTGGGTAATGATCACTCAGTATTTAATAACAGGGGTGACAAAGTCTGagatttataattattatttatttccgTGCGTTCCGTAGCCCACACTGTAGTAGGCTAAGTTGCAGGCAACGTGAAACAAATCAGTGTGGCGTGTCAATTACACCGGATGAACTGTGACCCATCAGActgcaaagtaaaaacaacagtggCCCAGTGTATTTCCAGTCATTTAAAGAAGCTTTAGAGCTCTTACCTGCAGACGCTGTATTTCAGCGATTCGCAGCGCGTCGCACTCCcaaagaggaggagatggaggggaaaggaagagagagggggTGGACGGTGGATAGGCTGAAGAACGAGTCTATCCAGGCAAATGATACACAAGTAGAAGGGGATGAGCAGGGCTGATCAAATAGGACGCACACAAGGGACTCGAGGTTCAATTCCTAATTCAGTGAAAATCAGCCCAAAGGGGTGGACATGCATAGAAAAGGCTAACACAAAGCACGTCACTGAGCACGGGTTGTCTACAGTGGATGTCTACTCGGGGAGAATGCGTCTCCCCCTCCCCTCCGGTTGGACGAGTGCTTGCCTGCCTGTCTGCTCCACTATCTTTTTCTCCCACACTGAGCCCGACGCAAGGAACTTGTCGCATCccaccaaaataaataaataaatatataaaaacaaaacaaacaaaaaaaccttctcAGTACCGTGAATGATGccggataatgtcagaatggaCCAAAGATGAAATCAGCCACAGAGTGTTGCGCTACAAGATCACGGCGGTGGGTTAACCCCTGCCCTCCCACACGTCCCCACCGCCACATACcccccccatctctctctctctctctctctcccctcactCATATTGAGGGATTTGGTCTGGATGTGGTTATTGGAGCGTGTGCCGTGCGCGCAGGGCTGTGCGTTTGTAACTAGCATATTAGCCACGAGCAggttatatatgtgtgtgtgtgagtgtatgtttgtgtgtgtgtgcgcgcgcgttaTTGgtgtcaatattttttttgctggaGAGCGACTCGATGGAGCGCCAGGGGTACACTTCTGCTGTGtgacgacgatgatgatgatgatgagggcCGCTCTGGTAGTTCTGGGAAATGCAGCATGAGCGCAGTcctgcacagagagagagagagaaagagagagagaaagagagagagagagagagaaagagagagagagagaaagatgtgttAAATAATGGAGTCAAATGTCTACAGGTCAGCATTATCATATCAATATGGGAAGAAATTTAACAGGAGCTGCGTAATACTTGTGCCAGTCAGGCATTTCACTAGAATTATTGTTTATGTTATAGACTGAATCATGTCATCCATAGATCTATGAAAATGGACCCGGTGGTTGAGTTGCTGGTTTCACACAAGGATGCACAAAAGTGAGCGAACAATGACCTTCAATGGCTTTAAAATGGCTTTGCTGCCCGGTTCACCCCTCTCCTTctattttcctctctctctctcacacacaggcatacacagaaagaagagagggagagctgAAGAGAGCTAATACACAGTGACAGGTCTTTCATGCAGTAATGGTGATGGTGAAAAGAGAGATCCACTCAACCCACACtgccacacattcacacatacacacataaagtgaaacacagacaaacaaaagaaaaagaggcagaAGCAAATGTCCTCACAGGcttggtaacacacacacacacacacacacacacacacacacacacacacacacacacacacacacacacacacacacactcacgcacacacagcaaaaagcACATTATTACAGAAAAGTGGCCACACAAGCACAAGTCACAGTTTAATCTCAATTGTTTACACCAACAGTCAGACTTCATTCATCAGGAGGGatcctctctctcactttctctctctctctcacaaacacacacacactcactcacacagagAACACTCAGTCCTAGAAGTCAGTCATGCTCAtgctttttagttttattgaccTGTGgatgtttgatgttttacttCCTAATGTAACAcatctcactcacacactctctctctctctctctcacacacacacacacttttagatTTTTACTTAATCTTTGATAACATTTTAGATGATAATTTGATGTTAGTCTTAAACTTTCCACTGGGGGTTTGATACAGCAAACTGAATGCGGCTACATGTGGATTATTAGTTCACCTACATGGCTCCCTCCTTTATGACCTTGACCAAAATTGACTATTTCTTCTTACTGTActttgaaagaaatattttaagcaCAGACAACCCAGTTTTGAAGACACAAACACGTTACATTTAAAGGCTTTAAGTGAAGATACTTAATATGCAAAATTGATTTTACTACAGTAATTGATTTTAATGCTAAAGTCTCAGGTGCTTAGAATAACTAACCTATACACTTTTGCAAACACtgttaacacacacagcaacacacaagcACTTACATACAACACTCTGATCAATGGTTGCCCTCAGGCTGTGGTGGTTTACCGTGACTGAGGAAGGAGCCTGGTTAACACCCAGTGGTTCACTGCAGTGCAGTGTGCACTTTAAATGGTTCCCTCCATCACTGAGAccaggcagaaaaaaaactatgtgTGTCGTATTAATGTAAGTACATACTGGGCccatattatcattattattgttaaaagTAGGACTGTTAAATTCTGTCTTCATTATGCAAACCTGTTCTAAAGCTTAAAGCAGAAAACTTACTTaaacttaaagtaaaaacaacattgaTCCTGTTTGAcacatttgacaaaaaacatATATGGATGCAGATATAGAAAAAGATCAGCAAATAAggaagagtgagagacagatgtccacaaatttaaaaacagtgaTCGTATCACAATTTTTATTGAATGATGATTATACAGCATCAGTTCCATTAAAGCATCAAAAAGCAGGTGTTTAACCCGTTTGATCTTTTTACAAAGAGGATCATGTGCAAGAAAACTAGGCTTTATGCAGAAGCAAGCACTGCTACACCCTTTTATATAACCATGTAGAGGCAAGAAAGAGGCTTGGGGTAGAGAGGGAAAAACAAAGAGGCACAGAGATAAAAATAATAGGAACTGCTGCAGCTTAAGAAGCACAGAACGATTACCAAAAGGTTGCAGATTTAAAAAGTGGCATTAGTTATATATAAGAATTAAGAGGAAAACAACCACAGTCAAAGGTCAACATGAGGTCAACAGTAGTCTAAAGGTCAGTAGGAAAGGATTTTAACCTAAAGATTCAGACACCTACTGTCTCTGAAAGTGTTGAAAATTAATAACTTTGATCTTCATCAGCAGCTGCAATTGAAGTGCCCTTTTCAAGACTCTTAAATCCTCAACCATCTCAGCAGAATCAGCAACACCAGACTGAAGTTATTCTGGGCTCATGTGAATTTGTGCAATTGTTTACACAACAGAAGGTcattgttaaaacacacacacacacacacacacacacacacacacacacacacacacacacacacacacacaaacatacacacacacacacacatacacacacataatgaaACCCTGCATAAAggtgaaaacacaataatatcTCATTTATCTCACTTTGTCTTCTCCCCTGtaagtttttataattttcctcCCACACATCATCTGTAGGACTTCAGTGTGTTTCCCTCTCTCCAGCTTCACAGTGATAATGAAAACCAGCTATTACATAATCACACAGTGGTTTAATTCTCATTACAGAGATACACTATATCATATGGACATGTCCCTATGCATGATGTGCCTCAAACCAAACACAAGCATAAATACTTTGTATGAAAATATCACTGTTTCTGACATGCATTGATGGGTTAAGGTGAGAGCAGATCAATTAGAGGGTTAATCTTTTAGATCATCTAAGAATGTATCTAACACACAACAGAAACCCATAAAGTAGTCTTGTTGTAAAGCACATGTGGAGGTATGCTAAAACACCCCGCACTGTTGTATAATACACACCGCTACATCACGTTATTTGAAAGAAATGCTACTCTGATGGAAGATCCTCAGATACCTGCTGTAACATGCAACAACTTATCAGAAGGATTTACAGCTGCaacaaataattgtttaatCCACTTTTCGccaataaaacaattacaatacTTTGAGCTGTGTCAAATCATCTTtctatatttcattattatctCGTAGACATAGCAGTAACATTTCTTTATGCCCCACCGTCTTAGTATTATATGACACCATGATGTAGTTGTAAGTACCTACACATGACTTGATGCACTGTcacaaaattaacaaatatgTTCAAATAAAGTGGAGGCATCTTCTTTCAGCTGCATGTCACAAACAGTGGTATTGTACTGTGTGCAGAAAGTGCAAATcagttttctaaataaataaacaacattaaagcttttaaatactttttaaaatctttaaagtgTATATCTGAATCATGTACGTTTAGAAATGACATTTTCCACAACATCACTTCTGGACAGGGAAAGGCTTCAGTCCAACCCATCGGTGCTGAATCGTGGACTGGCACACAGGGATGAGTGCGTGAAAACCAAACCTGAGACTGCTCTGGGGTCAGTGCAGAACAGCAGCCAGTAGAGGGCATTAAACTTGTGTGCCACTGCTGGCTGGTTCTTCCTTCAAACCAGCATGATCTGCACCGAGAGGGTGTGTTGTTGCTTGTGGTGCGGCTGTTGTAGAGTCTTTAACCAAAGCAGAATGAGTCAGAGGTTTTCTTACTATTAATAACTTTACCAAACTTTCATTCATAATTTACAACAGCTATTTATTAGTCTTAATGTGCACTTTTATGTACAAGAAGTTAGAAATTTAGATCttaaagaaatatgtaaaacacTAAGTTGATTTCTCCTTGTGATATTTCATCATCCACTTCTGTCCGTTTAACATTCACATGAAGCATTCTCATTTCATAAATACAGCTTTTTACtaatactttttaataattatttaatatttataatactACCTTGACACTGTAAGTTCTGAAACTAAATGGATGATGTAAGAAATTCAGAGAGAAATGTCATGGAATATGTATAAAACTGTGTCCATCTTTAGTATTTGTGATGAGTGTTTTGCACTGTATATTTCTAAGTGCATACAAATTTCCTGCAGCACTGCAGTATCATTGTATTATACTGCAGCCCCTGCTCTCCCtgcctctctccccctcccctgCATCCCCTCAGTCGCTCAAGCTAACCTTTAAAGTCTTTCTAGGAAACACCCATCTttgtcaattttttaaaatcttgtttGTAAAAACCCTATAGTGGTGTTTTTCAATCTCCAAAACATTCTTTGTGCTTGGCTCATTTTGTCCCAAAGCTACATTTCTTATGTTTGATCATCTCTCCCTTCACTTCATCTCGCATGGTCTGTGATGCAAGCTCAGCCTTCACTCTTGTCCATGTCTAcaataaatgtacagtttacATGATTGTGAGGAGTCAGCATCTGTCCTTCTCTCCTCTATGATCCCTCTTACTAACAGGGGGAGGCACTcatgcgcatgtgtgtgtgatagtgagGAGGAGGCACAGGTGATGGAGGCATGGCCATTGGAAGAACCTGGCCTTGGGGATGTGAGGAGTGCGACCTGGGCAgggtgtgtgtggaggtgtaGCCAGGAGACTGCTGTGGCATTAGATAACCTCCTGCAGATGAAGAACCAAACTGTGGGCTGCCCTGACTGCCTGGCTGGAGGTTGCTTTTTGGTGGTGCTGGGGGGGCCTGGTTGAGCTGGATAGATATGTCGCTAGACGCTTCAGAGGTGCTGCGACCACGCTTTGGTGGAGGCCAGGAGGAATCTGGGTGAAGAAACTGGCCACTGTAGTCGCTGCTCTCAGACAGGCGGGGGTGGTAGAGTGCGGGGTGGGGGCGGTACATCTCTTCCTCAGCGTAACGCTTCATAAACAGATAGACTGACATCACCCCGGCCCCCTGAGACAAGTGAGTGAGAAGAGAAAGCATTAGGACGAGGGAAGAGATGATGCGACAAGGAGAAAGGGATTTAGTTACATAAAGAAATTGAACTGAGAGACAAATAAAACTTGAAAGAAACAGTAACAAGTGATGGCTTGGGAAATTAGATTAAAACAACTGATAAGGGAGAGGTGCCTGTGGAGGTCCGCACTTATCCATGTCGGCCAGCACCTTTGTGATCAAGAAGTAGTGAAAAGGAAAGCAGAACAATAAGAGGAGAACTCTGCATATGTACTTTTGTATTGAAAGAATTCAAGAAGGGGGATcttagaaaatacatttaaagataaaaagGAGACAAATGGGAAAAACATAGATATAGGGGAGGTTTTGTACACTGAAATGTCCATTGCACCACAGTAACAGAAATGCTGCTGATGATGGCAAAGAGgcagaaggaggagggggaaggggagaaggagggatggagggagggagaggaggtgGGAAGGATTCACATGAAAGTGCACCAAACATGgatgcacacataaacacaatatatcagactcacacacactctctgtcaCACCGACCTCTTTGAGTAAGAAGGAAGAGGCAGCGAAGGCAAAGGACCAGCCGTAGTGGTAGTTGAAGAACTGTTCAGGCTCTCTGGGCCTGTTCATCACCTCATCATTAATACTGGAGATGTAGAGAACCAGGCCCACCACCAGACTGAGGCCTGCACACAgcacattaacaatgacagcAAGtcagagaaaggaagagagaacgATCCAGTACAAGTAACAGCAGAGAAGGTCATTTTATAGCAATAAAGAGAGCTGCACCAGTTTGGCAGAGAGAAAGGATGGGATATGGAGTGACCACTCCAGCTAATTAGCTGGGAAAAGAGTGACATTTATAAAGAAATGGAcgagagagcagagagacagtgtgagTATGGATGTGTGTATGCAACATAACGATAGATAAA
This window harbors:
- the cacng7b gene encoding voltage-dependent calcium channel gamma-7 subunit, with product MSSCSSRALTILSTVFGACGLLLVGVAVSTDYWLIMVEGIILQQNQSMEVKMALHSGLWRVCFVAGSENGRCVASEYFTEPEIEITTENTANILKMVRTATPFPMVSLIFVFTAFVISNIGHIRPQRTILAFVSGIFFILSGLSLVVGLVLYISSINDEVMNRPREPEQFFNYHYGWSFAFAASSFLLKEGAGVMSVYLFMKRYAEEEMYRPHPALYHPRLSESSDYSGQFLHPDSSWPPPKRGRSTSEASSDISIQLNQAPPAPPKSNLQPGSQGSPQFGSSSAGGYLMPQQSPGYTSTHTLPRSHSSHPQGQVLPMAMPPSPVPPPHYHTHMRMSASPC